The [Clostridium] colinum genome includes the window AATTATTTTCTATATTTTTAAGATTTATATTTATATTCTCATCAATAAGCCCTTGTATATGCTCTGGCAAAATTTTTGGTAACATATTTTTATATTTAATATATTGTTCTATAGTTTCATTATTAAATATATCTATGTCTAATACATTTTCATTTTTTAATATATTGTTAGCACTTTTTTCTAAAATATTTTTAATATCTATTTCTTGTTTTATATTTGCTAACTTTTTATATTTTTTTATATTTTCAGAAGATATATCAACTTCACTTTTTATAAAATCTTTTGCAATAGCTATATTTTCTTCATGAATCTCTATATCATTTTGGTTTAATATATTTTTTATTTGTTCTTCAAGGTTTTCTATATTTTCTATATCTATACTATCTTTATTAGACACTCTTGAATATTTAGATGAGTATAAATCCTCTATTGTTGTTTTATTTCCTTTTTTTATAATATTTAAGCTAGTGTCTTTGTCAATATTTTCTATATTATCAATTTTATCTTTTACATTTTTTAATGCTGATATATTTTTATCTGTATTAGGCAAACCAACTTTAGATAAAATATCTTCAAAATTAAATAAGTCCTCTTCGTCTAGCCCGTTCATATTTAAGTCCATTTTAATAGCCTTTTTTTTATCTTCTTTTAACTCTTGTAAAGTTTTTTCTTCTGGCTTTTCTTTGTTTTCTACGTCTACACCTGTGCTAATACTTAAATAATCACTAAATGTTAATACATCTACTTTTTTAGGGTCAACTCCATTATTTATCAAATTTTGTAAACTTTTTTTATTTACTGTATTAGATAAATGAGATAATTTATTTTTTATTTTAGAATTGTATAAATTATTTTCTTGTACTGATGGTTGACTATTTTTATCTAAAAAAAGTTTATATTGTTGTTGAGCTCTATTATTTAATAATGTATTTTTATCTAAGTTTCTTTTAATTTTTATATTGTTTATATCATTATTTAAATTATCTTGGCTTTCAGTATTAAAAATTTGTTTTAAAGTGTTTTTCTCATCTTCTACTCTAAAATATACAGTATCTCCTACTTTGTTTGAAATTTTATCTTTATCTACATTTATGTAATATTTGTCTTCTAAATGTATTATATATTTATTATCTTTTAAAGACTTTATTTCTCCAGATATAATATCTCCTTTTTCAAAATTAATAATTTCATTATTTACAGTATTTGTATTGTTATTATTTATTTTTTCTATCTTCAAAATATCACCCCTACATATATATAATATATATCGGTATATAATTTATTTTAATTAACTTTATATATAAAAATTTAATTTTCTATAATATCTTATATAAAAATATTACATCTAAAAAAGTATTATTTTTATATCCTATTTGTTCAAAAATACCTTTTATATCATATCCAAATTTTTTATGTAAATTAATACTAGCCTCATTACCACCTGTTATAGCAGATACTATTGAATGAAACCCTCTTTCTCTAGCTTCATATTCTATTTTTTCTAATAATAAACTACCTATTCCCATTTTCTTATATTCATTTTTTACATATAAAGATACTTCTACTGTTTTATCATAGCCTCTATAATCTCTAAATTTAGATAAAGATGCCCAACCTACTACTTTTTGACCTATTAAACATACTATTATAGGTAAATTATTTTCTATATGTTCATTATACCATTTTTTTGTATCTTCTAAAGTTTTTGGTTCAAAATTAAAATTAAAATTTGTATTTATTATAAAATAATTTGTTATTTCATTTATTTCTTTTAAATGCTTTTCATCTGCTTTTTGTATTATCATTTTATTCTCCTTATATTTTATCCTTTTAAATATTTTTAAGGGCATAGTCTATAAACTATACCCTTAAATTTAAAATATCATAAATTTTTTTCATATCTAAATTTGATTTAAAATTATTTGCTAACAAATCAAACTGTTCTTTTAAATATTTTATATATAAATCTTCTGTTTTTTCACCTTTTAGATTTTGTATTAAAATTTCTTTTGTCTTCATTTCTCCACTATCTACAAGGCTATCTTCATCTTCAATATTTATATCAAAATATGGTAATATGCCTAAAACATCTTTTTTACAAATATCTTCTATAATATTTTTACCATCTTCAAAATAATTAATATTACCTTTAAACTTGTTTATAATAATACCTTTTATAAGAGACTGTTCTATTTCTGTCATAAGTTTTATAGTTCCATATAAAGACGCAAAAATACCACCTCTTGATATATCTGATATTAATAATACGGGGGCATTTACTATTTTAGCAAAGCCCATATTTACAATATCATTTTTTATAAGATTAAGCTCAACAGGGCTTCCGGCTCCCTCAATAACAACTATATCATTTTGCTCACAAAGACTATCAAAAGACATTTTAGCTTGATTTAAAAAGTCTGTTTTAACTTCCTCATAACCAAATCCGTCCATATTTCCCTTATATTTACCGTTTAAATAAACTTCTACATTATTTTTTGTAGGTACTAATAATATTGGGTTCATTTTATAATCTGGTTCTGTGTTACAAGCGTAAGCACAAATAGCTTGAGAACGAGCCATTTTATTTCCATCTTTTAAAATATGTGCATTAGAAGACATATTTTGTACTTTAAATGGTGCTACTTTATATCCATCTTGAGTAAAAATTCTACATAAAGCAGTAGCAAATATAGACTTTCCTACACCAGATGATGTACCTTGTATCATTATTATTTTAGACATATTTTCACCTAATTTTCAAATAATTCAGGATATAATGCTTTTGCTATATTTTCAAAAGCTACAATAGAATTTTCATTTGCTCTTGAGCTAGTATTTTTTTCTATTAAATATACTTTATTGTTTTTAACTGCATCTATATTTTCCCAACCAGCTCTCTTTTTTATATCTTCAACTGGTGTTTCTAAAAAGTCTGCGTTTGTAAGTATAACACTAGGATTTTTAGCAACTACTTGCTCTTCAGAAACTGGTATCCAACCATCTTGTTCTTCAAAAATATTTTTTGCACCTAATAAATTAATCATATCATTTAAAAATGTATTTTTTCCAAAAGTATAAGCATCTGGCATTGGAGAAGTTTCAAAATATACACTTATAGGATTTTCTTGTTTTACTGTTTTTACTTTGTCTAAAATAGAATTCATTCTTTCTTCATAATCACTAACTATTTTTTTAGCTTCTTCTTCTTTTTTTGTAACTTTACCTATAAATAAAATATCTTCTTTTATACCTTCAACACTTGTAGAAGTAGGTACAACTGTTACAAAAGCTCCCATTTCTACCATTGGTGCAAAAGGGTCTGTACCATCTGATTTGCTCATACCAGTACCAAATATAATATCTGGTTTTAATGCAACAATATTTTCAGCATCTGGAGTCATAATATCAAATATAGGTAAATCTTTATTTACTCCGTCTACTTTTAAAGAATATTTATCTACTGCCACAAGGTTGTCTGCAAGACCTAAGTTAACTAATGTTTCTGTTATACTAGGTGCTAATGAAATTATTTTATCTGTTTTTTCTGGTAAAATAACTTCATTACCCTCTCTATCTAGCACTATATTACTATTTTCTATAGTAGTACTTTCTATGCTACCTTCTTGTTCATTAAAAATACAACCAACTAATAATGTAGACAATAAAATAGCAAAAATTAAAATTAAATTTTTAAACTTTTTCATAGTTTTTCCTCCTAAATATTTTTATAATTTTTATATTTATTTTTAAAGATTATAGTATATCCTCTGCCATAACTAGGCAACCAATCATAAAAATTTTTACTTTTTTCTTTAAATAAATACATCATTATAATTGATATTACTCCACTATGACAAATGACTACTACATCTTTAATTTTCTGTTTTTTACAATGATGAAATAAATCTTCAAAAGCTTTTATAACTCTGTTTTCAAACTCTTTTTTTGTTTCACCATTAGGTATATTATTTTCATCTATATTTTCAATCCATTTTTTATAATCTTCATTATTTTTTAACTGTTTATAACTTTTAAGCTCAAAATCACCAAAATTCATTTCTTTAAAATTTTCATTTACTATATAATCTACTTTTCCAAAAAGTATATTTAATGTTTCAATAGTTCTTTTAAGCCCACTTGTTATAAAAAGACTAGGCATTTCATATTGTATAATATTTTTCAAATGGTATAACTCTTTTATCCCATTTTCGCTTAACGCTATATCTGAAAATCCATAATATAGCTTTTGTTCATTTGCATATGTTTTACCGTGCCTTATTAAATTTATTTTTATTTTATCTCCATTGGTATCCCACAAAATAATCTAACCACCTTATCACTATTTTTAGATAATATAGATAAGCTATGCCCTATACTTTCTCTTAAAAGACGCATTTCATATTCTATTGGTACAATACCACAAGATATATCTTCACAAGTTATTATTTTATCTCTAAACCTATCTATATTTTCTTTTATGTATATTATAGGTTCTTTATTGTTTTTTATCATAGCCAAAATAAATTTATCTATATTAGCTATTATTTTTTTATTAAAATCTATTTGGATATTTTTATCATCACAAAAAAATACATTACTATCATCTATATTAAACTTATCTTTAGCGTAACTTAATTTACCTTGATAAGCTCCTCCTATAATAAGTATCATAAATTCCTCCTATAATATTGATAAAAAAAGTATAGATGTTAAAGAACTTGTTGTTATTATAAATCCACATAAATCTCCAGATATACCTTTTAAATCTTTTATACAAAAAGTAGCAAAAATAAAACAACTTAATATATTTATTAAAATTATTTTTAATATGCTAAAATAATATGATAAAAATAAAAACATTAATAAAATTATTAAAATAGTATAAAAATGCTTATTATTTAAATCTTTTTTAAAATTAGCTATAAACCCTTCTTTAGATATAGGATTAACTTTTATAATAAATAAGCTAGTAATACCTCTTGAAAACAAAGGTATAAATATTAAAGAGGTTATATTTTTATCTTGTTTTAATATTTCATAAATACATACATAGTATATAACATTTATTATTAATAATCCTATTACTGCAAATGCCCCAACACAAGAATCTTTTAAAATTTTATATTTTTTTTCTAAACTAGCTCTTGAAAATATAGCATCACAAGTATCCATATACCCATCTATATGAATAAATCCACTTAAAAATAATGGTATTAAACATACTAATGCTGACTTTATAGTTATTGGTATATTAAAATTACTTATTATATTTATACCCAAAAACCATATTAATCCAATAACTAATCCTACAAACTGTAAATAAACTATAATAAAAGGAAAATTTTTTTCTTCCCATTTTACTTGAGGCATAGGTATTGTTGTATACATAGAAAAAGCCATAAAAAGTCCATTTATCATAATTTTATTTCATCAAACCTTTCTTTGCCTTTATGCACTATAATGTTGTTGTAGCATACTTCTATTAAAACATCTGCATTTTTAACACAAGATTTATCTATAAAAGCTAGCCCTTTTTTATATGTGTTAGTTATTTCATCATATTTTATACTGTCAGAAAAAATATAGTCAGAAACTAATACCACATTTCTCATTTTACTTATTATATATAATAAATCCTCACTAACCTTTTTATAAGCCTCTAACATTAAATTATCTTTAAACATCTCATTAGCTAAAAGTGCTGTAACGCTATCTATTAAAAATGTTCCTTTTAAATCACATAAATTTTCTATATTTTTAATATCTTTTTGTATTTCTATTGTTTTAAAATTTAAATGTAATCTATTTTTTTTATGTTTTTCTATTCTTATTAAGTCTTCTTCATCTGTTGGACACATAGTTGCTATATAATAAAACGGTTTATCTTCTTCTTTTAAAGAAAATGCTATTTTTTCTGCTATACTAGATTTTCCATTTTTACAACCACCAGAAACATATACAATCATAAAAGCACCTACTTTAAATTATTTAAATAATCGGTATCTATTTTAGCTTCATCAAAAGTTGCCATATTTTTAAACATAGCAACAGATGCTTCCATTATAGAAAACATTAAAGGGCAACCACTACCTTCGCCCAATCTCATTTTTAAATCTAAATAAGATGGTAGTCCTATTTCTTTTTGTGCTAAAATATATCCTTTTTCCATAGACTTATGAGATAAAAACATATATCCTTTAATATGTTCATTTAGCTTAATAGCACATAAGCCTGCTACTATTGCTATAAATCCATCTACAACAACAGGAATTTTATTGTATGCACACCCTATATATACTCCTATCATTGTAGCTATATCAAATCCACCAACTTTTGTTATAATATCTATAACATCATTTTGATTAGGTTTATGTTTTTTTATAGCTTTTTTTATTATGTCTACTTTTTTATTGTAAGCATCTTTAGTAAGACCAGCGCCAACACCTACAACACTTTCTATTTCATCTTCTTTTAAGCCTAATATAGACGCTA containing:
- a CDS encoding GNAT family N-acetyltransferase, coding for MIIQKADEKHLKEINEITNYFIINTNFNFNFEPKTLEDTKKWYNEHIENNLPIIVCLIGQKVVGWASLSKFRDYRGYDKTVEVSLYVKNEYKKMGIGSLLLEKIEYEARERGFHSIVSAITGGNEASINLHKKFGYDIKGIFEQIGYKNNTFLDVIFLYKIL
- a CDS encoding cobyric acid synthase, whose product is MSKIIMIQGTSSGVGKSIFATALCRIFTQDGYKVAPFKVQNMSSNAHILKDGNKMARSQAICAYACNTEPDYKMNPILLVPTKNNVEVYLNGKYKGNMDGFGYEEVKTDFLNQAKMSFDSLCEQNDIVVIEGAGSPVELNLIKNDIVNMGFAKIVNAPVLLISDISRGGIFASLYGTIKLMTEIEQSLIKGIIINKFKGNINYFEDGKNIIEDICKKDVLGILPYFDINIEDEDSLVDSGEMKTKEILIQNLKGEKTEDLYIKYLKEQFDLLANNFKSNLDMKKIYDILNLRV
- a CDS encoding ABC transporter substrate-binding protein encodes the protein MKKFKNLILIFAILLSTLLVGCIFNEQEGSIESTTIENSNIVLDREGNEVILPEKTDKIISLAPSITETLVNLGLADNLVAVDKYSLKVDGVNKDLPIFDIMTPDAENIVALKPDIIFGTGMSKSDGTDPFAPMVEMGAFVTVVPTSTSVEGIKEDILFIGKVTKKEEEAKKIVSDYEERMNSILDKVKTVKQENPISVYFETSPMPDAYTFGKNTFLNDMINLLGAKNIFEEQDGWIPVSEEQVVAKNPSVILTNADFLETPVEDIKKRAGWENIDAVKNNKVYLIEKNTSSRANENSIVAFENIAKALYPELFEN
- a CDS encoding histidine phosphatase family protein; its protein translation is MWDTNGDKIKINLIRHGKTYANEQKLYYGFSDIALSENGIKELYHLKNIIQYEMPSLFITSGLKRTIETLNILFGKVDYIVNENFKEMNFGDFELKSYKQLKNNEDYKKWIENIDENNIPNGETKKEFENRVIKAFEDLFHHCKKQKIKDVVVICHSGVISIIMMYLFKEKSKNFYDWLPSYGRGYTIIFKNKYKNYKNI
- a CDS encoding P-loop NTPase family protein, which encodes MILIIGGAYQGKLSYAKDKFNIDDSNVFFCDDKNIQIDFNKKIIANIDKFILAMIKNNKEPIIYIKENIDRFRDKIITCEDISCGIVPIEYEMRLLRESIGHSLSILSKNSDKVVRLFCGIPMEIK
- a CDS encoding adenosylcobinamide-GDP ribazoletransferase: MINGLFMAFSMYTTIPMPQVKWEEKNFPFIIVYLQFVGLVIGLIWFLGINIISNFNIPITIKSALVCLIPLFLSGFIHIDGYMDTCDAIFSRASLEKKYKILKDSCVGAFAVIGLLIINVIYYVCIYEILKQDKNITSLIFIPLFSRGITSLFIIKVNPISKEGFIANFKKDLNNKHFYTILIILLMFLFLSYYFSILKIILINILSCFIFATFCIKDLKGISGDLCGFIITTSSLTSILFLSIL
- a CDS encoding bifunctional adenosylcobinamide kinase/adenosylcobinamide-phosphate guanylyltransferase, which codes for MIVYVSGGCKNGKSSIAEKIAFSLKEEDKPFYYIATMCPTDEEDLIRIEKHKKNRLHLNFKTIEIQKDIKNIENLCDLKGTFLIDSVTALLANEMFKDNLMLEAYKKVSEDLLYIISKMRNVVLVSDYIFSDSIKYDEITNTYKKGLAFIDKSCVKNADVLIEVCYNNIIVHKGKERFDEIKL